The Caldisalinibacter kiritimatiensis region TGATTTTGTAAGACCATTATCAGAAAAGGGTAAAAGGGATGTAGATAAGGTAACTAATTTCTTTAAGGACAAGGTCATTAATAGGGTTATATCAAGTCCTTATTTAAGGGCTATTGACACAATAAAATATGTTGCATTAGATAAGGGTTTAGAAATTGAAGAAATATATGACTGGAAACACAAGGGGACAGTCCCCTTGTGTTACTGTATAAAGTAATATGCTTTCTATGTTTAAAGAAGTAGAGGATAATTATGTGAATATAAGGTAAATGCCATTGGTATCATTGGAGCTCTTATTAAGTTACAAAGACAATAGGGAGTTACTTTTTTCACTGCTATTATTAGATGGCTTAAGAAGCCCAGCTATTATAGATAATAATGTAGATTTACCACAACCACTA contains the following coding sequences:
- a CDS encoding SixA phosphatase family protein; the encoded protein is MIIILTEHYRSDNVRGGLFIPTNIYLVRHAEIKYTPDDFVRPLSEKGKRDVDKVTNFFKDKVINRVISSPYLRAIDTIKYVALDKGLEIEEIYDWKHKGTVPLCYCIK